One genomic region from Cataglyphis hispanica isolate Lineage 1 chromosome 11, ULB_Chis1_1.0, whole genome shotgun sequence encodes:
- the LOC126853157 gene encoding thioredoxin reductase 2, mitochondrial isoform X2, whose translation MSPIIMATLTVFTRLVSIRGTYAKLLGLPHPLLVKCDGFVYGRSVMAYMCTDQSYMYDLLVIGGGSGGLAAAKEAVGLNAKVAVLDYVTPSPIGTTWGLGGTCINVGCIPKKLMHQAALLGEAVHEATKFGWQLPDPKTVKIDWEALTTAVQNHIKSVNWVTRVELRTKKIEYINALGHFKDAHTIVGVTKKGEEKILTAKNILIAVGGRPKYPDIPGALEYGISSDDIFSLNRAPGKTLLIGAGYIGLECAGFLNGLGYDATIMVRSIVLRGFDQQMVNLIVKEMEHRGVHFIYQAKPKKIAKQEDGRLLVDWVDKDGQIHQDVYDTVLFAIGRRALIEDLKPENAGLKIVPETNKIDAINEQTNVPNIYAVGDVLHKRPELTPVAINAGKLLARRLFGNSTEQMDYTNVATTVFTPLEYGCVGLSEEEAIMLHGEEEIEIYHAYYKPTEFFIPQKQVDHCYVKVIALRNGDERVLGMHFVGPNAGEVIQGFAVAIKCGLTIPKLKSTVGIHPTVAEEFTRIFITKRSGLDPSPQSCCS comes from the exons ATGTCACCGATTATCATGGCGACTCTGACGGTATTCACGCGGCTCGTGTCAATTCGAGGCACGTACGCCAAGTTGCTCGGGTTACCGCATCCGTTGCTTGTCAAGTGCGACGGTTTTGTCTACGGTAGAAGTGTGATGGCTTACATGTGCA CGGATCAGAGTTACATGTATGATCTCTTGGTCATCGGTGGAGGATCCGGTGGTCTGGCAGCAGCTAAGGAAGCAGTAGGACTGAATGCAAAGGTGGCAGTTTTGGATTATGTGACTCCGTCTCCTATTGGAACCACTTGGGGCTTAGGTGGTACCTGTATCAATGTAGGATGTATACCAAAAAAGTTAATGCATCAAGCTGCATTGCTCGGTGAAGCTGTTCAT GAGGCAACAAAGTTTGGTTGGCAACTACCTGATCCTAAAACTGTGAAAATCGATTGGGAAGCCTTGACAACTGCTGTACAAAATCATATCAAGTCTGTTAATTGGGTCACTCGTGTGGAACTTAGAACAAA GAAAATCGAATATATCAATGCTCTTGGACATTTCAAGGATGCGCACACAATAGTTGGAGTCACAAAGAAAGGGGAAGAGAAGATTCTTACAgctaaaaacatattaattgcaGTGGGTGGTAGACCTAAATATCCCGATATTCCAGGTGCTCTAGAGTATGGCATAAGTAGTGATGATATCTTCAGTTTAAATCGTGCTCCAGGCAAGACCCTTCTTATCGGAGCTGGAT atattgGCTTAGAGTGTGCTGGTTTTCTTAATGGCTTAGGCTACGATGCGACAATAATGGTTCGATCAATCGTGTTGCGTGGATTTGATCAACAAATGGTAAACCTCATTGTTAAAGAGATGGAACATCGTGGCGTGCATTTCATCTATCAAGCAAAACCTAAGAAAATTGCGAAGCAAGAGGATGGCCGTCTCCTTGTCGACTGGGTCGACAAG gaTGGTCAAATTCATCAAGATGTGTATGATACCGTTTTATTTGCGATTGGCCGACGGGCACTTATAGAAGACTTAAAACCGGAGAATGCCGGGTTGAAGATTGTACCAGAAACAAACAAGATTGACGCAATTAATGAACAAACGAATGTTCCAAATATTTACGCTGTTGGCGATGTACTTCAT aaaagacCTGAATTAACACCTGTCGCTATAAATGCAGGCAAATTATTAGCGAGAAGGCTATTCGGTAATTCTACTGAACAAATGGATTATACAAATGTCGCCACGACAGTGTTCACTCCTTTAGAATATGGATGTGTTGGACTGAGCGAAGAAGAGGCGATCATGCTTCACGGAGAGGAAGAGATAGAAATTTATCACGCGTATTACAAACCGACGGAATTTTTCATTCCTCAGAAACAAGTCGATCATTGTTATGTAAAGGTCATCGCACTCAGAAATGGTGATGAAAGGGTGCTTGGTATGCACTTTGTCGGACCCAACGCGGGCGAAGTGATTCAAGGATTTGCTGTTGCTATTAA ATGTGGCTTAACAATTCCGAAATTGAAGAGCACTGTGGGAATTCATCCAACAGTAGCGGAGGAGTTTACGCGCATATTCATTACCAAACGTTCAGGACTAGATCCATCACCACAAAGCTGCTGCAGTTAG
- the LOC126853157 gene encoding thioredoxin reductase 1, mitochondrial isoform X3 translates to MAPIADQSYMYDLLVIGGGSGGLAAAKEAVGLNAKVAVLDYVTPSPIGTTWGLGGTCINVGCIPKKLMHQAALLGEAVHEATKFGWQLPDPKTVKIDWEALTTAVQNHIKSVNWVTRVELRTKKIEYINALGHFKDAHTIVGVTKKGEEKILTAKNILIAVGGRPKYPDIPGALEYGISSDDIFSLNRAPGKTLLIGAGYIGLECAGFLNGLGYDATIMVRSIVLRGFDQQMVNLIVKEMEHRGVHFIYQAKPKKIAKQEDGRLLVDWVDKDGQIHQDVYDTVLFAIGRRALIEDLKPENAGLKIVPETNKIDAINEQTNVPNIYAVGDVLHKRPELTPVAINAGKLLARRLFGNSTEQMDYTNVATTVFTPLEYGCVGLSEEEAIMLHGEEEIEIYHAYYKPTEFFIPQKQVDHCYVKVIALRNGDERVLGMHFVGPNAGEVIQGFAVAIKCGLTIPKLKSTVGIHPTVAEEFTRIFITKRSGLDPSPQSCCS, encoded by the exons ATGGCGCCAATTG CGGATCAGAGTTACATGTATGATCTCTTGGTCATCGGTGGAGGATCCGGTGGTCTGGCAGCAGCTAAGGAAGCAGTAGGACTGAATGCAAAGGTGGCAGTTTTGGATTATGTGACTCCGTCTCCTATTGGAACCACTTGGGGCTTAGGTGGTACCTGTATCAATGTAGGATGTATACCAAAAAAGTTAATGCATCAAGCTGCATTGCTCGGTGAAGCTGTTCAT GAGGCAACAAAGTTTGGTTGGCAACTACCTGATCCTAAAACTGTGAAAATCGATTGGGAAGCCTTGACAACTGCTGTACAAAATCATATCAAGTCTGTTAATTGGGTCACTCGTGTGGAACTTAGAACAAA GAAAATCGAATATATCAATGCTCTTGGACATTTCAAGGATGCGCACACAATAGTTGGAGTCACAAAGAAAGGGGAAGAGAAGATTCTTACAgctaaaaacatattaattgcaGTGGGTGGTAGACCTAAATATCCCGATATTCCAGGTGCTCTAGAGTATGGCATAAGTAGTGATGATATCTTCAGTTTAAATCGTGCTCCAGGCAAGACCCTTCTTATCGGAGCTGGAT atattgGCTTAGAGTGTGCTGGTTTTCTTAATGGCTTAGGCTACGATGCGACAATAATGGTTCGATCAATCGTGTTGCGTGGATTTGATCAACAAATGGTAAACCTCATTGTTAAAGAGATGGAACATCGTGGCGTGCATTTCATCTATCAAGCAAAACCTAAGAAAATTGCGAAGCAAGAGGATGGCCGTCTCCTTGTCGACTGGGTCGACAAG gaTGGTCAAATTCATCAAGATGTGTATGATACCGTTTTATTTGCGATTGGCCGACGGGCACTTATAGAAGACTTAAAACCGGAGAATGCCGGGTTGAAGATTGTACCAGAAACAAACAAGATTGACGCAATTAATGAACAAACGAATGTTCCAAATATTTACGCTGTTGGCGATGTACTTCAT aaaagacCTGAATTAACACCTGTCGCTATAAATGCAGGCAAATTATTAGCGAGAAGGCTATTCGGTAATTCTACTGAACAAATGGATTATACAAATGTCGCCACGACAGTGTTCACTCCTTTAGAATATGGATGTGTTGGACTGAGCGAAGAAGAGGCGATCATGCTTCACGGAGAGGAAGAGATAGAAATTTATCACGCGTATTACAAACCGACGGAATTTTTCATTCCTCAGAAACAAGTCGATCATTGTTATGTAAAGGTCATCGCACTCAGAAATGGTGATGAAAGGGTGCTTGGTATGCACTTTGTCGGACCCAACGCGGGCGAAGTGATTCAAGGATTTGCTGTTGCTATTAA ATGTGGCTTAACAATTCCGAAATTGAAGAGCACTGTGGGAATTCATCCAACAGTAGCGGAGGAGTTTACGCGCATATTCATTACCAAACGTTCAGGACTAGATCCATCACCACAAAGCTGCTGCAGTTAG
- the LOC126853180 gene encoding UPF0545 protein C22orf39 homolog isoform X2: MSKAEEGKVNHENDWMVRPCMIYKAEYDDCTSIKARFNQYFIFGEMLDCNQWKTDYRNCYEWEKNKSEKAYNELIASEMQRRKERLRAHYQNDVWERREKPPENWNAPLPEWMQKEFENSYLHLRNQEMKGKEIPQLNPRCTILGDRPSTREEK, from the exons atgagtaAAGCGGAGGAGGGAAAAGTAAATCACGAAAATGACTGGATG GTTAGGCCATGTATGATTTATAAAGCCGAGTACGACGATTGTACCAGTATAAAAGCTCgtttcaatcaatattttatattcggcGAAATGCTCGATTGCAATCAATGGAAAACCGATTATCGCAACTGTTATGaatgggaaaaaaataaatcggagAAAGCATAC AACGAATTGATCGCGAGCGAAATGCAGCGCAGGAAAGAGCGTTTACGTGCGCATTATCAGAACGATGTTtgggagagaagagagaaaccACCGGAGAACTGGAATGCTCCTTTACCTGAGTGGATGCAGAAGGAGTTTGAAAACTCGTACCTGCATTTAAGAAATCAAGAGATGAAGGGCAAGGAAATTCCCCAGCTCAATCCAAGATGCACTATATT
- the LOC126853178 gene encoding C-factor, protein MRSILITGCNRGLGLGLVKHLAERSSPPDNIFATCRDASKATELCALADKSSNIHIIEIDLVYTDNYKRIVDIVSEKVNGAGLNVLFNNAGISSKFTRLGLVKKQQMIDAFLVNTIAPIMLAKAFVPLLKVAAKNAKDKTELSIRRAAIINMTSILGSIVENNDGGFYPYRCSKAALNAATKSMSIDLKTDGILVTCLHPGWVRTDLGGSNAPMDVDTSINCILNTLNSLTERHTGCFVQYDGKILPWK, encoded by the exons ATGAGATCGATCCTAATCACCGGCTGCAACCGTGGTCTCGGTCTGGGCCTGGTGAAACATCTGGCCGAAAGATCATCGCCACCGGACAATATCTTCGCGACCTGTCGTGACGCGAGCAAGGCGACG GAATTATGCGCACTCGCCGACAAATCGTCGAACATACATATTATCGAGATAG atttggTGTACACGGATAATTACAAGAGAATCGTAGATATAGTCAGCGAAAAAGTAAATGGCGCCGGTCTCAACGTTCTTTTTAACAATGCTGGTATTTCCAGTAAATTTACGCGCCTCGGTCTTGTGAAGAAGCAGCAAATGATAGATGCTTTTCTAGTCAATACCATTGCACCTATTATGCTCGCGAAA gCTTTTGTACCGCTACTGAAAGTAGCTGCGAAAAATGCCAAGGACAAAACCGAGTTAAGCATAAGAAGAGCAGCTATCATCAATATGACTTCTATTTTAGGCAGCATCGTTGAAAATAATGACGGCGGTTTTTATCCCTACAGATGCagtaaa GCAGCGCTTAATGCGGCAACCAAATCGATGAGCATCGATCTGAAAACAGATGGGATTTTGGTGACATGTTTGCACCCTGGATGGGTACGCACCGACCTAGGTGGTAGTAATGCTCCCATGGATGTCGACACCAGCATCAATTGTATTCTAAATACCTTGAACTCGTTGACAGAAAGGCATACTGGTTGTTTTGTCCAATACGATGGTAAAATACTACCCTG GAAATGA
- the LOC126852957 gene encoding cilia- and flagella-associated protein 251-like, giving the protein MAMHAVASSSISDQFRIDTENKTIEKTAREKYHKRTYTEYDRCPIKLKWSFGINPQVPVINLTTRNRTIVAYACSHIVIIYNYVSREMLPLMGHRNAVGTLSTSRDGKWLLTANFGKDSIMMVWDTEKGVPVCTLFNPNASEDVTLARISPDAKQIITVSNGKCQNVYVWLWTHGRDKPDGLLP; this is encoded by the exons atggCGATGCATGCTGTTGCTTCTTCGTCAATTTCCGATCAATTTCGAATAGATAccgaaaataaaactattgaaaaaaccgcgagagaaaaataccACAAGCGAACATACACGGAGTATGATCGTTGCCCGATC AAGTTGAAATGGTCCTTCGGCATAAATCCGCAAGTACCGGTGATAAATCTAACGACAAGAAATCGTACGATAGTAGCATATGCTTGTTCacatatagttataatttacaaCTATGTTTCAAGAGAAATGTTGCCGCTTATGGGCCAT CGTAATGCCGTGGGAACATTATCCACTTCACGAGACGGCAAATGGTTGCTGACAGCGAATTTTGGAAAAGATTCCATAATGATGGTCTGGGATACGGAAAAGgg GGTACCTGTATGCACTTTATTCAATCCGAATGCAAGCGAAGACGTGACACTCGCTCGTATCAGTCCCGATGCTAAGCAGATAATCACTGTCAGCAACGGGAAGTGTCAGAATGTATATGTCTGGTTGTGGACCCATGGAAGGGACAAACCAGACGGTTTGCTCCCTTAA
- the LOC126853180 gene encoding UPF0545 protein C22orf39 homolog isoform X3, whose protein sequence is MSKAEEGKVNHENDWMVRPCMIYKAEYDDCTSIKARFNQYFIFGEMLDCNQWKTDYRNCYEWEKNKSEKAYNELIASEMQRRKERLRAHYQNDVWERREKPPENWNAPLPEWMQKEFENSYLHLRNQEMKGKEIPQLNPRCTIFFAAFS, encoded by the exons atgagtaAAGCGGAGGAGGGAAAAGTAAATCACGAAAATGACTGGATG GTTAGGCCATGTATGATTTATAAAGCCGAGTACGACGATTGTACCAGTATAAAAGCTCgtttcaatcaatattttatattcggcGAAATGCTCGATTGCAATCAATGGAAAACCGATTATCGCAACTGTTATGaatgggaaaaaaataaatcggagAAAGCATAC AACGAATTGATCGCGAGCGAAATGCAGCGCAGGAAAGAGCGTTTACGTGCGCATTATCAGAACGATGTTtgggagagaagagagaaaccACCGGAGAACTGGAATGCTCCTTTACCTGAGTGGATGCAGAAGGAGTTTGAAAACTCGTACCTGCATTTAAGAAATCAAGAGATGAAGGGCAAGGAAATTCCCCAGCTCAATCCAAGATGCACTATATT tTTTGCAGCATTCTCATAA
- the LOC126853184 gene encoding B-cell CLL/lymphoma 7 protein family member B has product MMSRSVRAETRSRAKDDIKRVMQVVDKVRHWEKKWVTIGETTMKIYKWVPISTLDQKKKSKTVSDKENGLPRKGGIDSSNSNFGLTEDSNTCFSTVSDSQGLTDFSAHLGFSEDSNSQNSESAPKRLKTD; this is encoded by the exons ATGATGTCGCGGTCAGTGCGCGCAGAGACCCGTAGTCGTGCCAAGGATGACATTAAACGCGTGATGCAAGTAGTTGATAAAGTTCGTCACTG GGAAAAAAAATGGGTTACTATAGGAGAGACaactatgaaaatatataaatgggTTCCAATTTCGACTCTTGATCag aagaaaaaaagtaaaactgTTTCTGACAAAGAGAATGGTTTACCAAGAAAAGGAGGAATAGATTcatcaaattctaattttggTCTCACAGAAGATTCTAATACAT GTTTTTCCACTGTTAGTGATTCCCAAGGATTGACAGATTTTTCTGCACATTTGGGTTTCTCAGAGGACTCCAATTCGCAAAATAGTGAATCTGCACCTAAGAGGTTAAAGACTGACTAA
- the LOC126853157 gene encoding thioredoxin reductase 1, mitochondrial isoform X4, whose product MYDLLVIGGGSGGLAAAKEAVGLNAKVAVLDYVTPSPIGTTWGLGGTCINVGCIPKKLMHQAALLGEAVHEATKFGWQLPDPKTVKIDWEALTTAVQNHIKSVNWVTRVELRTKKIEYINALGHFKDAHTIVGVTKKGEEKILTAKNILIAVGGRPKYPDIPGALEYGISSDDIFSLNRAPGKTLLIGAGYIGLECAGFLNGLGYDATIMVRSIVLRGFDQQMVNLIVKEMEHRGVHFIYQAKPKKIAKQEDGRLLVDWVDKDGQIHQDVYDTVLFAIGRRALIEDLKPENAGLKIVPETNKIDAINEQTNVPNIYAVGDVLHKRPELTPVAINAGKLLARRLFGNSTEQMDYTNVATTVFTPLEYGCVGLSEEEAIMLHGEEEIEIYHAYYKPTEFFIPQKQVDHCYVKVIALRNGDERVLGMHFVGPNAGEVIQGFAVAIKCGLTIPKLKSTVGIHPTVAEEFTRIFITKRSGLDPSPQSCCS is encoded by the exons ATGTATGATCTCTTGGTCATCGGTGGAGGATCCGGTGGTCTGGCAGCAGCTAAGGAAGCAGTAGGACTGAATGCAAAGGTGGCAGTTTTGGATTATGTGACTCCGTCTCCTATTGGAACCACTTGGGGCTTAGGTGGTACCTGTATCAATGTAGGATGTATACCAAAAAAGTTAATGCATCAAGCTGCATTGCTCGGTGAAGCTGTTCAT GAGGCAACAAAGTTTGGTTGGCAACTACCTGATCCTAAAACTGTGAAAATCGATTGGGAAGCCTTGACAACTGCTGTACAAAATCATATCAAGTCTGTTAATTGGGTCACTCGTGTGGAACTTAGAACAAA GAAAATCGAATATATCAATGCTCTTGGACATTTCAAGGATGCGCACACAATAGTTGGAGTCACAAAGAAAGGGGAAGAGAAGATTCTTACAgctaaaaacatattaattgcaGTGGGTGGTAGACCTAAATATCCCGATATTCCAGGTGCTCTAGAGTATGGCATAAGTAGTGATGATATCTTCAGTTTAAATCGTGCTCCAGGCAAGACCCTTCTTATCGGAGCTGGAT atattgGCTTAGAGTGTGCTGGTTTTCTTAATGGCTTAGGCTACGATGCGACAATAATGGTTCGATCAATCGTGTTGCGTGGATTTGATCAACAAATGGTAAACCTCATTGTTAAAGAGATGGAACATCGTGGCGTGCATTTCATCTATCAAGCAAAACCTAAGAAAATTGCGAAGCAAGAGGATGGCCGTCTCCTTGTCGACTGGGTCGACAAG gaTGGTCAAATTCATCAAGATGTGTATGATACCGTTTTATTTGCGATTGGCCGACGGGCACTTATAGAAGACTTAAAACCGGAGAATGCCGGGTTGAAGATTGTACCAGAAACAAACAAGATTGACGCAATTAATGAACAAACGAATGTTCCAAATATTTACGCTGTTGGCGATGTACTTCAT aaaagacCTGAATTAACACCTGTCGCTATAAATGCAGGCAAATTATTAGCGAGAAGGCTATTCGGTAATTCTACTGAACAAATGGATTATACAAATGTCGCCACGACAGTGTTCACTCCTTTAGAATATGGATGTGTTGGACTGAGCGAAGAAGAGGCGATCATGCTTCACGGAGAGGAAGAGATAGAAATTTATCACGCGTATTACAAACCGACGGAATTTTTCATTCCTCAGAAACAAGTCGATCATTGTTATGTAAAGGTCATCGCACTCAGAAATGGTGATGAAAGGGTGCTTGGTATGCACTTTGTCGGACCCAACGCGGGCGAAGTGATTCAAGGATTTGCTGTTGCTATTAA ATGTGGCTTAACAATTCCGAAATTGAAGAGCACTGTGGGAATTCATCCAACAGTAGCGGAGGAGTTTACGCGCATATTCATTACCAAACGTTCAGGACTAGATCCATCACCACAAAGCTGCTGCAGTTAG
- the LOC126853157 gene encoding thioredoxin reductase 2, mitochondrial isoform X1, protein MKTRRSNNKPKTWFSICREKPQTIDSDSSDREVEENKVDNRAENKVRDKVKDGVESNVENRQRNIIPTLTDQSYMYDLLVIGGGSGGLAAAKEAVGLNAKVAVLDYVTPSPIGTTWGLGGTCINVGCIPKKLMHQAALLGEAVHEATKFGWQLPDPKTVKIDWEALTTAVQNHIKSVNWVTRVELRTKKIEYINALGHFKDAHTIVGVTKKGEEKILTAKNILIAVGGRPKYPDIPGALEYGISSDDIFSLNRAPGKTLLIGAGYIGLECAGFLNGLGYDATIMVRSIVLRGFDQQMVNLIVKEMEHRGVHFIYQAKPKKIAKQEDGRLLVDWVDKDGQIHQDVYDTVLFAIGRRALIEDLKPENAGLKIVPETNKIDAINEQTNVPNIYAVGDVLHKRPELTPVAINAGKLLARRLFGNSTEQMDYTNVATTVFTPLEYGCVGLSEEEAIMLHGEEEIEIYHAYYKPTEFFIPQKQVDHCYVKVIALRNGDERVLGMHFVGPNAGEVIQGFAVAIKCGLTIPKLKSTVGIHPTVAEEFTRIFITKRSGLDPSPQSCCS, encoded by the exons ATGAAGACCCGTAGATCAAACAATAAGCCGAAAACGTGGTTTTCGATATGTCGCGAAAAACCACAAACTATAGATTCCGATTCGAGCGATCGGGAAGTCGAGGAAAACAAAGTGGATAACAGAGCAGAGAATAAAGTGCGGGATAAAGTGAAGGATGGTGTAGAGAGTAATGTGGAAAATCGACAGAGGAATATTATTCCTACATTAA CGGATCAGAGTTACATGTATGATCTCTTGGTCATCGGTGGAGGATCCGGTGGTCTGGCAGCAGCTAAGGAAGCAGTAGGACTGAATGCAAAGGTGGCAGTTTTGGATTATGTGACTCCGTCTCCTATTGGAACCACTTGGGGCTTAGGTGGTACCTGTATCAATGTAGGATGTATACCAAAAAAGTTAATGCATCAAGCTGCATTGCTCGGTGAAGCTGTTCAT GAGGCAACAAAGTTTGGTTGGCAACTACCTGATCCTAAAACTGTGAAAATCGATTGGGAAGCCTTGACAACTGCTGTACAAAATCATATCAAGTCTGTTAATTGGGTCACTCGTGTGGAACTTAGAACAAA GAAAATCGAATATATCAATGCTCTTGGACATTTCAAGGATGCGCACACAATAGTTGGAGTCACAAAGAAAGGGGAAGAGAAGATTCTTACAgctaaaaacatattaattgcaGTGGGTGGTAGACCTAAATATCCCGATATTCCAGGTGCTCTAGAGTATGGCATAAGTAGTGATGATATCTTCAGTTTAAATCGTGCTCCAGGCAAGACCCTTCTTATCGGAGCTGGAT atattgGCTTAGAGTGTGCTGGTTTTCTTAATGGCTTAGGCTACGATGCGACAATAATGGTTCGATCAATCGTGTTGCGTGGATTTGATCAACAAATGGTAAACCTCATTGTTAAAGAGATGGAACATCGTGGCGTGCATTTCATCTATCAAGCAAAACCTAAGAAAATTGCGAAGCAAGAGGATGGCCGTCTCCTTGTCGACTGGGTCGACAAG gaTGGTCAAATTCATCAAGATGTGTATGATACCGTTTTATTTGCGATTGGCCGACGGGCACTTATAGAAGACTTAAAACCGGAGAATGCCGGGTTGAAGATTGTACCAGAAACAAACAAGATTGACGCAATTAATGAACAAACGAATGTTCCAAATATTTACGCTGTTGGCGATGTACTTCAT aaaagacCTGAATTAACACCTGTCGCTATAAATGCAGGCAAATTATTAGCGAGAAGGCTATTCGGTAATTCTACTGAACAAATGGATTATACAAATGTCGCCACGACAGTGTTCACTCCTTTAGAATATGGATGTGTTGGACTGAGCGAAGAAGAGGCGATCATGCTTCACGGAGAGGAAGAGATAGAAATTTATCACGCGTATTACAAACCGACGGAATTTTTCATTCCTCAGAAACAAGTCGATCATTGTTATGTAAAGGTCATCGCACTCAGAAATGGTGATGAAAGGGTGCTTGGTATGCACTTTGTCGGACCCAACGCGGGCGAAGTGATTCAAGGATTTGCTGTTGCTATTAA ATGTGGCTTAACAATTCCGAAATTGAAGAGCACTGTGGGAATTCATCCAACAGTAGCGGAGGAGTTTACGCGCATATTCATTACCAAACGTTCAGGACTAGATCCATCACCACAAAGCTGCTGCAGTTAG
- the LOC126853180 gene encoding UPF0545 protein C22orf39 homolog isoform X4, producing the protein MSKAEEGKVNHENDWMVRPCMIYKAEYDDCTSIKARFNQYFIFGEMLDCNQWKTDYRNCYEWEKNKSEKAYNELIASEMQRRKERLRAHYQNDVWERREKPPENWNAPLPEWMQKEFENSYLHLRNQEMKGKEIPQLNPRCTIL; encoded by the exons atgagtaAAGCGGAGGAGGGAAAAGTAAATCACGAAAATGACTGGATG GTTAGGCCATGTATGATTTATAAAGCCGAGTACGACGATTGTACCAGTATAAAAGCTCgtttcaatcaatattttatattcggcGAAATGCTCGATTGCAATCAATGGAAAACCGATTATCGCAACTGTTATGaatgggaaaaaaataaatcggagAAAGCATAC AACGAATTGATCGCGAGCGAAATGCAGCGCAGGAAAGAGCGTTTACGTGCGCATTATCAGAACGATGTTtgggagagaagagagaaaccACCGGAGAACTGGAATGCTCCTTTACCTGAGTGGATGCAGAAGGAGTTTGAAAACTCGTACCTGCATTTAAGAAATCAAGAGATGAAGGGCAAGGAAATTCCCCAGCTCAATCCAAGATGCACTATATTGTAA
- the LOC126853180 gene encoding UPF0545 protein C22orf39 homolog isoform X1, with product MSKAEEGKVNHENDWMVRPCMIYKAEYDDCTSIKARFNQYFIFGEMLDCNQWKTDYRNCYEWEKNKSEKAYNELIASEMQRRKERLRAHYQNDVWERREKPPENWNAPLPEWMQKEFENSYLHLRNQEMKGKEIPQLNPRCTIFILIRTIADITLEFTL from the exons atgagtaAAGCGGAGGAGGGAAAAGTAAATCACGAAAATGACTGGATG GTTAGGCCATGTATGATTTATAAAGCCGAGTACGACGATTGTACCAGTATAAAAGCTCgtttcaatcaatattttatattcggcGAAATGCTCGATTGCAATCAATGGAAAACCGATTATCGCAACTGTTATGaatgggaaaaaaataaatcggagAAAGCATAC AACGAATTGATCGCGAGCGAAATGCAGCGCAGGAAAGAGCGTTTACGTGCGCATTATCAGAACGATGTTtgggagagaagagagaaaccACCGGAGAACTGGAATGCTCCTTTACCTGAGTGGATGCAGAAGGAGTTTGAAAACTCGTACCTGCATTTAAGAAATCAAGAGATGAAGGGCAAGGAAATTCCCCAGCTCAATCCAAGATGCACTATATT CATTCTCATAAGAACAATTGCTGATATTACATTGGAGTTTACTTTATGA